The following proteins are encoded in a genomic region of Candidatus Marinarcus aquaticus:
- a CDS encoding SulP family inorganic anion transporter, protein MIQKYFKKEEWFSNIRGDVLSGLVVALALIPEAIAFSIIAGVDPKIGLYASFSMAVVIAFMGGRPGMISAATGAMALLMVTLVKEHGLQYLLAATLLTGVLQMIAGYFKLGSFMSFVPRAVVVGFVNALAILIFSAQLPELTNVTWHVYALTAFGLAIIYLFPYVPKVGSLLPSPLVTIIVITLITVFMDIDVRTVGDMGQLPDTLPVFLLPDIPWNLETLMIVLPYSISLAMVGLLESLMTATIVDDLTDTKSDKNRECTGQGVANVATGFLGGMAGCAMIGQSVINVKSGGRTRLSTLIAGSFLLIMVVFLSDIISVIPMAALVAVMIMVSIGTFDWSSIVKLKTLPISTNVVMLATVGVVVWTHNLALGVFVGILLASLFFANKISHFMYCTTHFEEASNTKTYTIVGQVFFNSADKFVEFFDFKEVVDKVVIDLTRAHFWDISAVYALDKVVIKFRREGCDVELIGQNEASKTIIDRFGIHDDPKEIEKVMGGH, encoded by the coding sequence TTGATACAAAAATATTTCAAAAAAGAGGAGTGGTTCTCGAATATAAGAGGCGATGTGTTATCTGGACTGGTCGTTGCCCTTGCCCTTATTCCTGAAGCCATTGCTTTTTCTATTATTGCTGGAGTTGACCCTAAAATAGGTCTGTATGCCTCTTTTTCAATGGCTGTAGTGATTGCCTTTATGGGTGGGCGACCCGGGATGATCAGTGCCGCAACAGGTGCGATGGCACTTTTGATGGTGACTTTGGTAAAAGAGCATGGTCTGCAATACTTGCTCGCAGCAACACTGCTTACGGGAGTATTGCAAATGATTGCTGGTTATTTTAAATTGGGTTCATTTATGAGTTTTGTTCCAAGAGCGGTTGTGGTAGGTTTTGTAAATGCATTGGCTATTTTGATTTTCTCTGCACAACTGCCTGAACTGACTAATGTCACATGGCATGTATATGCCTTAACGGCTTTTGGTTTGGCCATTATTTATCTGTTTCCATATGTGCCAAAGGTGGGTTCCCTTTTACCTTCCCCTTTAGTGACCATCATTGTCATTACTTTGATTACCGTTTTTATGGACATTGATGTACGAACCGTTGGAGACATGGGGCAACTACCTGATACATTGCCTGTATTCTTACTTCCAGATATTCCGTGGAATTTAGAGACCTTGATGATTGTGCTGCCTTACTCTATCTCACTCGCGATGGTAGGGCTTTTAGAGTCATTGATGACAGCGACGATTGTGGATGATTTAACCGATACAAAAAGTGATAAAAACCGAGAGTGTACAGGACAAGGGGTGGCAAACGTTGCCACTGGTTTCTTAGGTGGTATGGCGGGTTGTGCGATGATTGGACAATCGGTAATCAACGTAAAATCTGGAGGACGAACGCGTCTTTCTACCCTCATTGCGGGTTCATTTTTACTTATCATGGTGGTCTTTTTAAGTGATATTATCTCTGTTATTCCAATGGCCGCATTGGTGGCTGTGATGATCATGGTATCCATTGGTACCTTTGATTGGAGCTCTATTGTGAAACTCAAAACCTTGCCTATTTCAACCAATGTAGTCATGTTAGCAACCGTGGGTGTGGTTGTATGGACACACAACTTGGCGTTGGGTGTATTTGTAGGGATTCTTTTAGCCTCACTCTTTTTTGCCAACAAAATCTCACATTTTATGTACTGTACCACCCACTTTGAAGAGGCATCTAATACAAAAACCTATACAATAGTTGGACAAGTATTTTTTAACAGTGCTGACAAATTTGTAGAGTTTTTTGATTTTAAAGAGGTGGTTGACAAAGTTGTCATTGATTTAACACGAGCTCACTTTTGGGATATCTCTGCGGTGTATGCGTTGGACAAAGTGGTTATTAAATTCAGACGTGAAGGGTGCGATGTGGAACTGATTGGTCAAAATGAGGCGAGTAAAACAATCATTGACCGATTTGGTATTCATGATGACCCTAAAGAGATTGAAAAAGTCATGGGAGGTCACTGA
- a CDS encoding helix-turn-helix transcriptional regulator translates to MFTSNIDEEEIQKMYKIISCNVKKYRLKKKMSQLELALTIGQRGNAFFNYAENNTNNKHFNFEHLYKIAKALQISFTDLFEGIE, encoded by the coding sequence ATGTTTACTTCAAATATTGATGAAGAAGAGATTCAGAAAATGTATAAAATCATTTCCTGTAATGTAAAAAAATATCGACTAAAAAAGAAGATGAGCCAGCTAGAATTGGCACTTACAATAGGACAACGTGGTAATGCTTTTTTTAATTATGCAGAAAACAATACGAACAATAAACACTTTAATTTTGAACATTTGTATAAAATTGCAAAAGCGTTGCAAATCTCTTTTACTGATTTATTTGAAGGCATAGAGTAG
- a CDS encoding ankyrin repeat domain-containing protein has protein sequence MKPFGIKTQVWFKRNNYDLCDINASGEYGNTALMQAAREGNIEIVKELIHLGVDLNIKNEDGNTALWNACFGDSYKCFNALVEAGIDIDSQNQSGVTVLMYSACTGKEEFVQILLKHGAQTQLENQDGFKAIDLAVTPKIVALLKHANFS, from the coding sequence ATGAAACCATTTGGAATAAAAACACAAGTGTGGTTCAAACGCAATAACTACGACCTTTGTGATATCAATGCTTCAGGAGAGTATGGAAATACCGCACTGATGCAAGCTGCACGAGAAGGCAATATTGAGATTGTAAAAGAGCTTATTCATTTGGGTGTGGATTTGAATATCAAAAATGAAGATGGGAACACGGCTTTATGGAATGCCTGTTTTGGAGATTCGTATAAATGTTTTAATGCTTTGGTTGAAGCGGGCATTGACATTGACTCACAAAATCAAAGCGGCGTAACGGTTTTAATGTACAGTGCGTGTACAGGGAAAGAGGAGTTCGTTCAAATTCTTTTAAAACACGGTGCACAAACGCAACTTGAAAACCAAGACGGATTTAAAGCGATTGATTTGGCAGTAACTCCCAAAATCGTTGCATTATTAAAACATGCAAACTTTTCATGA
- a CDS encoding sensor histidine kinase, with protein sequence MKKNESHFLLLIKYAPLAAIVVFYTLAAFFLYWNNFTFYKQYENEFIFFGISTVVLAFIFSFFVTQYLKKVILSYKMQLRKESALNRKNDFILFQQSKLATVGELLSNIAHQWRQPLSVITTAATGIKLQKELGQCDVSLEKQSIESIIVNANYLSQTIDDFRNFYNPNVAKKYFSVTKAVQDSLKIVGSQLCNHNIKILQDIHEFDIYGIENELMQVIINLINNAREQFQNEHNKNLKEKIIQLQTHCDEVYNTLYVWDNAQGIKKEHIQKVFEPYFTTKHQTRGTGIGLYMSEQIISKHFQGTITVENKKFQYQSKTHMGACFMITFPHASK encoded by the coding sequence ATGAAAAAAAATGAGTCCCATTTTCTTTTGCTTATAAAGTATGCTCCATTGGCTGCCATTGTTGTTTTTTACACTTTAGCAGCCTTTTTTTTATATTGGAACAACTTTACTTTTTATAAGCAGTATGAAAATGAGTTTATCTTTTTTGGTATAAGCACGGTAGTATTGGCTTTTATTTTCTCTTTTTTTGTCACGCAATATTTAAAAAAAGTGATTCTTTCATACAAAATGCAACTGAGAAAAGAGAGTGCACTTAACCGAAAAAATGATTTTATTTTATTTCAACAATCAAAGCTGGCAACCGTGGGTGAACTTTTAAGCAATATTGCTCATCAATGGCGACAACCTTTAAGTGTCATTACCACTGCTGCAACGGGTATTAAACTTCAAAAAGAGTTGGGACAATGTGATGTTTCTTTAGAAAAACAGAGCATTGAAAGCATCATTGTCAATGCCAATTATTTATCACAAACGATTGATGATTTTAGAAATTTCTATAATCCCAATGTGGCCAAAAAGTATTTTTCAGTCACGAAAGCCGTGCAGGACTCTTTGAAAATTGTGGGTTCCCAACTGTGCAATCATAATATTAAGATTCTTCAAGATATCCATGAATTTGATATTTATGGCATTGAAAATGAGTTGATGCAAGTGATCATTAATTTGATTAACAATGCTCGAGAACAGTTCCAAAATGAACACAATAAAAACTTAAAAGAAAAAATCATCCAACTTCAGACACATTGTGATGAAGTGTACAACACCTTATATGTTTGGGACAATGCACAAGGAATAAAAAAAGAGCATATACAAAAGGTTTTTGAACCCTATTTTACTACCAAACATCAAACCAGAGGTACAGGTATTGGTCTTTATATGTCTGAACAAATCATCTCAAAACATTTTCAAGGCACCATCACTGTAGAAAATAAAAAGTTTCAATACCAATCCAAAACTCACATGGGCGCTTGTTTTATGATTACTTTTCCACACGCTTCAAAGTAG
- a CDS encoding NifB/NifX family molybdenum-iron cluster-binding protein — translation MIAIPLDTQESTVISQLYGNAPFFALLDMQSGEFTVVKNGGLGDGEDTANFVIDTGVNGTIFYHMGEGLYKRLNAKDVKVYSCSKVEVTLEEVYRGLLEDNFKAVTDSNVKTLLDPGSCTCEKNK, via the coding sequence ATGATTGCAATACCATTGGATACACAAGAGTCAACAGTGATTTCACAACTGTATGGAAACGCACCGTTTTTTGCATTATTGGACATGCAAAGTGGAGAGTTCACAGTTGTTAAAAACGGAGGTTTAGGTGATGGTGAAGATACCGCAAACTTTGTGATTGATACAGGTGTGAATGGAACCATTTTTTATCATATGGGAGAAGGGTTGTATAAACGACTCAATGCCAAAGATGTGAAAGTGTACAGTTGTTCAAAAGTAGAAGTGACTTTAGAAGAGGTCTACCGAGGGTTGTTAGAAGACAATTTTAAAGCAGTGACTGACAGCAATGTAAAAACATTGTTAGACCCAGGCAGCTGTACGTGTGAGAAAAATAAATAA
- a CDS encoding methyl-accepting chemotaxis protein: protein MLNSLSMKKKLSLFPLIFVVIMSLCAFTYVHYSSLSATRSEAAVQTNLFIQQIQDGRIEIYQFLRSPSEQKATSVNQKFNAILSKIERFKQGLTVQENRDLCDELLRNLTTYLQYFNDFAPLKIKSVQNGVLSENDTITSMIKKMVVIGVASEKTLNKINESAIVLKDEAQKSLDNILITVTILALLSFILFTLMLSTHIVKSLTSFKEGLIAFFDYVNKKTNDITLLNDQGNDEFSHMAEEVNKNILSTQKAIKEDAILIEDVKSIVEEVKAGYLYKKIEQDTHNKNLHELKVIFNQMLDIMAENICGDMNKIQDALTIFAQLDFRHRVPNPTGKTSQGLNQLADIINDMLLENKKNGLILQNSANELLQNVESLSSSSNQAAASLEETAAALEEITSNISNNTQNIIQMSNFANDVQTSATKGENLANETTVAMDDINEQVTAINEAISVIDQIAFQTNILSLNAAVEAATAGEAGKGFAVVAQEVRNLAARSAEAAKEIKALVQNATDKANHGKNIANDMILGYHNLSENIVKTLDLIKGVEGTSKEQLLGIEQINDAVAELDQQTQLNANIANKTKDIATNTLKISNVVVHNANQKEFNGKENIDITSAIKALSDEPQVILEAEEITQNDEQNWENF from the coding sequence ATGTTGAATTCTCTCTCAATGAAAAAGAAACTTTCCCTTTTTCCATTAATTTTCGTGGTGATCATGTCACTGTGTGCTTTTACGTATGTGCACTACAGTTCACTCAGTGCCACACGAAGCGAAGCAGCCGTTCAAACTAATTTGTTCATACAACAAATTCAAGATGGTCGTATTGAAATCTACCAATTCTTACGCTCACCAAGTGAACAAAAAGCAACCTCTGTAAATCAAAAATTTAATGCGATACTTTCAAAGATTGAACGCTTTAAACAGGGATTAACGGTTCAAGAAAATCGAGATTTATGTGATGAGCTGTTACGTAATTTGACAACATACCTTCAATATTTTAATGATTTTGCACCATTAAAGATAAAGAGTGTACAAAATGGTGTCCTCAGTGAAAACGACACCATTACTTCTATGATTAAAAAAATGGTAGTCATTGGTGTTGCTTCCGAAAAAACACTCAATAAAATCAATGAAAGTGCCATTGTTCTAAAAGATGAAGCACAAAAAAGTTTAGACAATATATTAATCACCGTTACCATACTGGCTCTACTATCTTTTATTCTTTTTACTTTGATGTTATCCACACACATTGTTAAATCATTAACTTCATTTAAAGAAGGGTTAATCGCTTTTTTCGATTATGTGAATAAAAAAACCAATGACATCACGCTTTTAAATGACCAAGGCAACGATGAGTTTTCACATATGGCCGAAGAAGTGAATAAAAATATTCTCTCCACACAAAAAGCGATTAAAGAGGATGCCATACTCATTGAAGATGTTAAAAGTATTGTAGAAGAGGTTAAAGCAGGGTACTTGTATAAAAAAATTGAACAAGACACTCACAACAAAAACCTTCATGAACTCAAAGTCATCTTTAATCAAATGCTTGACATCATGGCAGAAAACATTTGTGGAGACATGAATAAAATCCAAGATGCGTTGACTATTTTTGCTCAATTGGATTTCAGACATCGTGTTCCCAATCCAACGGGGAAAACATCACAAGGACTGAATCAATTGGCGGATATTATTAATGATATGTTGCTTGAAAATAAGAAAAATGGTCTGATTTTACAAAACAGTGCCAATGAGTTACTCCAAAATGTTGAGTCATTAAGCAGTTCATCCAATCAAGCGGCCGCATCACTTGAAGAAACCGCCGCCGCCTTAGAAGAGATTACCAGTAACATTTCAAATAATACGCAAAACATCATTCAAATGTCTAACTTTGCCAATGATGTACAAACATCCGCAACCAAAGGTGAGAACCTTGCCAATGAAACCACCGTTGCAATGGATGATATCAATGAACAAGTTACGGCTATTAATGAAGCCATCAGTGTGATTGATCAAATTGCATTTCAAACCAATATTCTGTCACTTAACGCAGCAGTTGAAGCAGCCACTGCGGGTGAAGCAGGAAAAGGGTTTGCCGTGGTTGCACAAGAAGTGCGTAACCTTGCAGCACGAAGTGCCGAAGCTGCTAAAGAGATTAAAGCATTGGTGCAAAATGCGACAGATAAAGCCAATCACGGTAAAAATATTGCCAACGATATGATTTTGGGTTACCATAATCTCAGTGAAAACATTGTCAAAACCTTGGATTTAATTAAAGGAGTAGAGGGCACCTCAAAAGAGCAGTTACTGGGTATTGAACAAATCAATGATGCCGTTGCAGAATTGGATCAACAAACCCAACTCAATGCCAATATTGCCAATAAAACCAAAGATATTGCAACCAATACACTAAAAATCTCTAATGTGGTGGTGCATAACGCCAATCAAAAAGAGTTCAATGGGAAAGAGAACATCGATATCACTTCAGCAATAAAAGCTTTAAGCGATGAACCACAAGTGATTTTAGAGGCCGAAGAGATCACTCAAAACGATGAACAAAATTGGGAAAATTTTTAA
- the nifN gene encoding nitrogenase iron-molybdenum cofactor biosynthesis protein NifN — MTKPLQLNPIKLSQPMGAMLCFLGIKNCMPLMHGAQGCASFSKVFFTRHFNDPIAVQTTAVNDITAVIDGGDYSISESIKNITKKVKPDLVGLFTTGLTETKGDDIKGASMLVQDIQKICYVNTPDFEGSIESGFAKSIEAIIEQLVQNCTNINSHKAVIIPNVNLKPIEVEKLKETISLFGYEVLALPDLSESLDGHLGLKQGALSSGGISVEEIENLGDAQIVISIGRSVQKAGNKLKEKNEQMQHLHFDCLSGLENSDKLFKALCEIKNITTPHPAIVRWRKRLQDAMLDTHFAIGSAQVVIALEPDQALSVASTIVEAGANIKAIVTTYKTDVLDNVECENLLVGDFEDVKHFLQKSDVLISNFHGERLCRQHKKALMLRGFPDYEGVGNQLKNDVLYEGSTYLLFELANLIQEHTHGAQHEH; from the coding sequence ATGACAAAGCCACTTCAATTAAATCCAATCAAACTATCGCAACCAATGGGGGCCATGCTCTGTTTTTTAGGTATTAAAAACTGTATGCCACTCATGCACGGTGCACAAGGGTGCGCATCATTTTCTAAAGTATTTTTTACACGCCATTTTAATGATCCCATTGCGGTACAAACCACCGCAGTCAATGATATTACTGCGGTTATTGACGGGGGAGATTACTCTATTAGTGAAAGTATAAAAAACATTACAAAAAAAGTAAAACCCGATTTAGTAGGACTGTTTACGACTGGACTTACCGAGACTAAAGGGGACGATATCAAGGGTGCATCAATGCTTGTTCAAGATATCCAAAAGATTTGTTATGTCAATACTCCTGACTTTGAAGGTTCCATTGAGAGCGGTTTTGCTAAAAGTATTGAAGCCATTATTGAGCAACTTGTACAAAATTGTACAAACATCAACTCACATAAAGCAGTCATCATCCCTAATGTCAATTTAAAACCCATCGAAGTAGAAAAACTCAAAGAGACCATTTCACTTTTTGGTTATGAAGTTTTAGCACTGCCTGATTTAAGCGAATCATTGGATGGTCACTTGGGATTAAAACAAGGAGCACTCAGTTCTGGAGGAATCTCGGTTGAAGAGATTGAAAACTTAGGAGATGCCCAAATCGTTATCTCAATTGGGCGAAGCGTACAAAAAGCAGGCAACAAACTCAAAGAGAAAAATGAACAGATGCAACATCTTCATTTTGATTGTTTATCGGGACTTGAAAACAGCGACAAACTCTTTAAAGCTTTGTGTGAAATAAAAAACATCACCACGCCACATCCAGCGATTGTGCGATGGAGAAAACGTCTTCAAGATGCCATGCTCGATACGCACTTTGCCATTGGCAGTGCCCAAGTAGTCATTGCGCTTGAACCCGATCAAGCATTGAGTGTGGCATCTACGATTGTAGAAGCGGGAGCAAATATTAAAGCAATTGTAACCACATATAAGACCGACGTATTAGATAATGTTGAGTGTGAAAATTTACTTGTCGGTGATTTTGAAGATGTAAAGCATTTTTTACAAAAATCAGATGTCTTAATCAGCAATTTTCACGGTGAAAGATTGTGCAGACAACATAAAAAAGCGTTGATGTTAAGAGGCTTTCCTGATTACGAAGGGGTAGGAAACCAACTTAAAAATGATGTTTTATATGAAGGAAGCACTTATTTGTTGTTTGAATTGGCCAACTTAATTCAAGAACATACCCATGGAGCACAACATGAGCATTAA
- a CDS encoding universal stress protein produces the protein MQESRVLVCVDGSKYSKSACEYGIFIAQSLALPLVLLNVIEHSHISKKVDLSGNIGLGSKDTLLNELSLEEAKESKAMIAKGRTVLQELSAYAVEKGVSKVHTLQRHGTLEETLEELANETRIAIIGLKGEDSQNEELSIGKHVETIIRMLNIPILLVNNDFQPINSILMAYDGSDFANKAIDVAAKNPILKTATRHIVNVNKEREISKRLLNEAKNIFEKSNIQVQTVSLQAEDSVKALLEYEETNNLDIIAMGAYSHNRLRSVIFGSFTSKMLQQSKKPLLLFR, from the coding sequence ATGCAAGAGAGCAGAGTTTTAGTCTGTGTAGACGGGTCGAAGTATTCAAAGTCTGCGTGTGAATATGGAATATTCATCGCTCAATCCTTAGCGTTGCCGCTGGTACTTTTAAATGTGATAGAGCACTCTCATATCTCTAAAAAAGTGGACCTTTCTGGAAATATTGGTTTGGGTTCTAAAGACACACTTTTAAATGAGCTCTCTCTTGAAGAGGCCAAAGAGAGTAAAGCCATGATTGCCAAAGGACGAACCGTTTTACAAGAGCTCTCTGCTTATGCTGTAGAAAAAGGTGTGAGCAAAGTGCACACACTTCAACGGCATGGAACACTTGAAGAGACGCTAGAAGAGTTGGCCAATGAGACGCGTATTGCTATTATTGGTCTTAAAGGCGAAGATTCTCAAAATGAGGAACTCTCTATTGGAAAACATGTTGAGACCATCATTCGGATGCTCAATATTCCTATTTTATTAGTGAACAATGATTTTCAACCGATCAACTCTATTTTAATGGCATACGATGGTTCTGATTTTGCCAATAAAGCGATAGATGTAGCAGCTAAAAATCCTATTTTAAAAACAGCCACACGACACATTGTAAATGTGAATAAAGAGAGAGAGATCTCAAAGCGTCTTTTAAATGAAGCCAAAAATATTTTTGAGAAATCAAACATTCAAGTTCAAACGGTCTCTTTACAAGCTGAAGACAGTGTGAAAGCATTGTTGGAGTATGAAGAAACAAACAATTTAGATATTATTGCCATGGGAGCGTACAGTCATAACCGTTTACGCAGTGTTATTTTTGGAAGTTTTACATCCAAGATGTTACAACAATCAAAAAAACCTCTTTTACTGTTTCGGTAA
- a CDS encoding 4Fe-4S dicluster domain-containing protein — MSVMITQECINCDACVEECPATAIVSADDSPLDDPEYTYVKPEKCIECVDCSVPKCFDVCPTPGAIVWDMPFTEAFDDYYVNGHEEGLYKLRVHKKKGLFSPANQPRPFREVITQEQRDAHAPLDF, encoded by the coding sequence ATGTCCGTTATGATTACCCAAGAGTGTATCAACTGTGATGCCTGTGTGGAAGAGTGTCCAGCTACAGCTATTGTCAGTGCTGATGATTCTCCTTTAGACGACCCAGAGTATACCTATGTGAAACCTGAAAAGTGTATTGAGTGTGTGGATTGTTCTGTGCCAAAATGTTTTGACGTGTGTCCAACGCCAGGTGCCATTGTATGGGATATGCCATTTACTGAAGCGTTTGATGACTACTATGTCAATGGTCACGAAGAGGGACTGTATAAATTACGTGTTCACAAGAAAAAAGGTCTATTTTCGCCTGCCAATCAACCTCGACCATTCAGAGAAGTCATTACGCAAGAGCAACGTGATGCACATGCGCCATTGGATTTTTAG
- a CDS encoding SagB family peptide dehydrogenase: MQTFHEKTNITLKKYYSEPQFIDYTTQPSSQKIYPHFYRRFNLDEYETLSFIKNFAQATFTKQYGKEHVNLRTTPSAGGLYPCEIYIQIRKVKGLLSGVYHYEPLQNALTLIHELSNDGLEVYFEEFTTAQQFIFLISCVPFRTVWKYEDRSIRYLLLDSGHQIGAVNTACNLSGIHPTLSTNFDKEKLNALFRFQNKEYFVAALSIDLGQEANIKPLREALPFVPACDYYLPHPFADDFFTHYNKEAPFSLALPSLCSLINQQVIDTRRSCRAFKNESLSFNDFKTICTELFELSTSLGIEIFYINNNIEELPLGLYKNVSCLKEGDFRQKAQELALYQALGAKSAATLFFTTSKKSAYAKSTILSAYLAHSIYLKCSALGLQCSGVGAYFDEECQTFLQTSNNILYLICIGK, translated from the coding sequence ATGCAAACTTTTCATGAAAAAACCAATATCACTCTTAAGAAATATTACAGCGAACCTCAATTTATAGACTACACGACTCAACCAAGCAGTCAAAAAATCTACCCTCATTTTTACAGACGATTTAACCTTGATGAGTATGAAACGTTGTCGTTTATTAAAAACTTCGCTCAAGCTACCTTTACAAAACAGTATGGTAAAGAGCACGTTAACCTTCGAACCACCCCAAGTGCAGGAGGGTTATACCCTTGTGAAATCTATATTCAAATACGAAAAGTCAAAGGTCTGCTCTCGGGGGTTTACCACTATGAACCATTACAAAACGCTCTTACCCTCATTCATGAGTTAAGCAATGATGGTTTAGAGGTTTACTTTGAAGAGTTTACAACGGCCCAACAATTTATCTTTTTAATCAGTTGTGTGCCTTTTAGAACCGTTTGGAAATATGAAGATCGTTCCATTCGATACTTGCTTTTAGACAGTGGTCATCAAATAGGTGCTGTCAATACGGCGTGCAACTTATCGGGTATCCACCCCACTTTGAGCACAAACTTTGATAAAGAAAAATTAAACGCCCTCTTTAGATTTCAGAACAAAGAGTATTTTGTGGCAGCATTGAGTATTGATTTAGGGCAAGAGGCCAATATCAAACCACTCAGAGAAGCGTTGCCGTTTGTTCCAGCGTGTGATTACTACTTGCCGCACCCTTTTGCAGATGATTTTTTTACTCATTATAATAAAGAAGCCCCTTTTTCATTAGCTTTGCCTTCACTTTGTTCACTCATCAATCAACAAGTCATTGATACACGACGTTCATGTCGTGCTTTTAAAAATGAGTCACTTTCATTCAATGATTTTAAAACCATTTGCACTGAACTCTTTGAGTTGTCTACATCATTGGGAATTGAAATTTTCTATATCAATAACAATATAGAAGAGTTGCCTTTGGGTTTATACAAAAATGTATCGTGCTTAAAAGAGGGGGATTTTAGACAAAAAGCACAAGAGTTAGCACTTTATCAAGCTTTGGGAGCAAAGAGTGCTGCCACACTTTTTTTCACCACTTCAAAAAAGAGTGCGTATGCAAAAAGTACGATTTTATCTGCATATTTGGCTCACAGTATTTATCTTAAATGCAGTGCCTTAGGTTTACAATGCAGTGGTGTGGGGGCCTATTTTGACGAAGAGTGTCAAACATTTCTACAAACATCCAATAATATTTTATACCTGATTTGCATTGGAAAATAA
- a CDS encoding nitrogenase component 1, translating into MMVNKKLIRELLNESACSHNKTKKSSCDKPKPGATSGGCAFEGAQIALFPYADVVHLVHSPATCIGASWETRATLTSFEGENNTITGYCTDVTTNDIIFGGNQKLENAITYLVEHKNPKGIFVYETCVTAMIGDDMDNVCARMQEQHGIPIIVIHSPGFVGGKNLGSRLGAESVLHQVIGTKEPKEIHPYGINLIGEYNVTGDMWQYTPILEKIGIKVVSTLAGDGRLEDIQMAHTAKLNVIVCAKSLISLTRKMQEQYQIPYISVSFYGKRDTTNAILSIVNAFGDEKLIQKAKEVIAQEEAKLEEALIPYRKILEGKKAILNTGGNKSWSIASALQDIGLEVVATSVRKATLEDKEIAAKYVDILMTDPGSEQAKLIDEHNVDILLAGGRSLYTAIKKKVAFVDVNQEKKVSYGAYTGLVNLAKDVCNSVNNKVFKVVGTPEPWAK; encoded by the coding sequence ATGATGGTCAATAAAAAACTCATACGAGAATTATTAAACGAGAGCGCCTGCTCACATAATAAAACCAAAAAATCTTCATGCGATAAACCCAAACCTGGGGCCACAAGTGGTGGATGTGCCTTTGAAGGGGCTCAAATTGCACTTTTCCCTTATGCCGATGTGGTCCATTTGGTACATTCACCTGCCACTTGTATTGGAGCATCATGGGAAACACGTGCAACATTGACCTCATTTGAAGGTGAAAACAATACCATCACCGGATATTGTACCGATGTTACGACCAACGATATTATTTTTGGTGGAAACCAAAAACTTGAAAATGCTATCACCTATTTAGTTGAACATAAAAACCCCAAAGGTATTTTTGTTTATGAGACCTGTGTGACTGCCATGATTGGAGATGACATGGATAACGTGTGTGCACGAATGCAAGAGCAACACGGTATTCCTATTATAGTCATTCACTCTCCTGGATTTGTGGGTGGGAAAAACTTAGGGTCTCGACTTGGAGCTGAGTCTGTTCTTCACCAAGTCATTGGTACCAAAGAACCCAAAGAGATTCACCCTTATGGCATTAACTTAATTGGAGAGTATAACGTCACAGGTGATATGTGGCAATACACACCTATATTAGAAAAGATTGGTATCAAAGTGGTCTCCACACTTGCTGGAGATGGACGATTGGAAGATATTCAAATGGCACATACAGCCAAACTCAATGTCATTGTATGTGCAAAGTCACTGATTTCATTAACAAGAAAAATGCAAGAGCAGTATCAAATCCCGTATATCTCTGTCTCATTTTATGGTAAAAGAGATACGACCAATGCCATTTTAAGTATTGTGAATGCCTTTGGAGATGAAAAATTAATACAAAAAGCCAAAGAGGTGATTGCACAAGAAGAGGCCAAACTTGAAGAGGCACTTATTCCCTACAGAAAAATCCTTGAAGGGAAAAAAGCCATCTTAAACACCGGTGGAAACAAATCGTGGTCCATTGCTTCTGCACTTCAAGATATTGGGCTTGAAGTGGTGGCAACCAGTGTGCGAAAAGCGACGTTAGAAGATAAAGAGATAGCGGCAAAATATGTGGATATTTTAATGACTGACCCAGGAAGCGAACAAGCCAAACTCATTGATGAACACAATGTGGACATTCTGCTTGCAGGAGGGCGAAGTTTGTATACGGCCATTAAGAAAAAAGTGGCTTTTGTGGATGTAAATCAAGAGAAAAAGGTGAGTTATGGAGCGTATACAGGATTGGTCAATTTAGCCAAAGATGTTTGTAACAGTGTCAACAACAAAGTCTTTAAAGTCGTGGGTACCCCTGAACCTTGGGCAAAATAA